In the Bacteroidales bacterium genome, GAGAGTTTGCCCCATTATCAAGATAAATTATTTTTATGTTTTTTTTATCAGAATAATATTTTAAAATAACTTCTTTTACATTTTGAGAACCTTTGGTACAGGCAGGACATTGATGTTCATAAATCAAGATAACAATATTTCCTTTATCTAAAATATCAAATAAAGATTGTTGTGTTTTAAGTGAATCCTTATATTTGAATTCAATAGCTGTATTTTGCGCTATTGAAAATAGCGAAGGTAAAATTATTAATATTAGCAAAATAATTTTTCTCATAAGATAAAAATATTATGTATTTGAATACATAAATATACAATATAATTACTATCTTTCCAAATAATAAATAAAATTTTACGGAATTTTAACATATTTTATTTGCTGACGGGGTAACTTTAAGTCATCCCGTCAGTATATTTTTTTTGTAGGAGAATAGTGAATTAAAATATATACTTGTATTTTTGCAATGTGAAAATTTTACAGTATCAAATTGTTTAACTTATAAAAAAAAATCAAATGAAAAAAACACTTCACATTATTTTGACATTAACTTTTATTTTTTGCTTTGTAAAATTAAAATCACAAAACGTAGAATTCGAAAAAGAAAATTTTCCTAATGACAAAGCTGCATTAAAAGATGCGTTAAATGAGATTGATGAAGGAGATGAAAACTTTGATTTGGGTGGCGATTTTTACAATACGGCACTCGAATTTTATGAGAAAGCATACAACTTCAATCCCAATAGTGCAACACTTAATTATAAATTGGGTAAATGTCATCTTTATTCATTGCAAAAAACAGAATCAATCGTTTATTTTCAGAAAGCAATTATACTTAATGATAAAGTGGCTGTGGATATTCATTATTTGCTTGCACAGGCATACCAATTTAATATGCAATGGGACGAAGCAATCAAAGAATATAATGTTTATTTGAATTCAGTTCATGCCAATGAAGTGGATTTTAAAAAAGAAGTTAATAAAAAAATAGAAGAATGCAATGTTGGAAAAGAATTGGTAAAGCATCCCATAAAAGTTACAATTGATAATCTCGGTCCGAGGATAAATACAAAGTATTACGAATATGAGGGATTTCTAAATGCTGATGAATCCACGTTGATGTTTACTTCACGCCGTCCCAACACAACTGGCGGAAAGATGGATGATTCCCTAAACATATATAACGAAGATATTTATATATCAACAAAAGATTCAATAACAGGAAAATGGAAAGAGCCGATTAATCCTGGTAAACCCCTGAATACGCAATATCACGATGCAATCGTCGGGCTTTCAGTTGACGGACAAAAAATTTTCGTTTATAAAATAGAAAATCTGGGAGACATTTTTGAAAGTAAATTAGTGGGAAATAAATGGACTACTCCCGTAGCACTTAATGCGAATATCAATACTATTTATCACGAATCATCTGCATCACTTTCTCCTGATGGTAAAGCTCTTTATTTTGTGAGCGACAGACCTGGCGGTTATGGTGGAAGAGATATTTATATGAGCAAATTGACCGAAAAAGGAGAGTGGGACAAAGCTGTTAATTTAGGTCCGGTTATAAATTCGGTATATGACGAAGAATCGGTGTACTTTCATCCAGATGGAAAAACCCTTTTTTATAGTTCGAAAGGGCATAAAACAATGGGTGGATTCGATATTTTTTATTCTGTTTTTGAAGACGGCAAATGGTCTGTACCCGAAAATATTGGCTATCCTGTTAATACTTCCGATGATGATGTGTTCTTTGTGTATTCTGCAAACGGGAAACATGGTTATTATATGTCAAGCAAGGAAGGCGGCTTTGGTGGCAGAGACTTATACATGATAACATTCAATGAGCAAATACCACCGCTTAAAATTATGCAAGCTCAACTCACATTGTTAAAAGGTATTGTTATTGATGCTGT is a window encoding:
- a CDS encoding OmpA family protein — protein: MKKTLHIILTLTFIFCFVKLKSQNVEFEKENFPNDKAALKDALNEIDEGDENFDLGGDFYNTALEFYEKAYNFNPNSATLNYKLGKCHLYSLQKTESIVYFQKAIILNDKVAVDIHYLLAQAYQFNMQWDEAIKEYNVYLNSVHANEVDFKKEVNKKIEECNVGKELVKHPIKVTIDNLGPRINTKYYEYEGFLNADESTLMFTSRRPNTTGGKMDDSLNIYNEDIYISTKDSITGKWKEPINPGKPLNTQYHDAIVGLSVDGQKIFVYKIENLGDIFESKLVGNKWTTPVALNANINTIYHESSASLSPDGKALYFVSDRPGGYGGRDIYMSKLTEKGEWDKAVNLGPVINSVYDEESVYFHPDGKTLFYSSKGHKTMGGFDIFYSVFEDGKWSVPENIGYPVNTSDDDVFFVYSANGKHGYYMSSKEGGFGGRDLYMITFNEQIPPLKIMQAQLTLLKGIVIDAVTKEPLLATIEIVDNEKNQLVASFNTNSSTGKYMVSLPSGKNYGVVIKSEGHLTESENFNIPLTTKYQEVVKNYELKRIEVGKSVVLKNIFFDFDKSTLRDESVAELERLIKFMNDMPNLKVEISGHTDSKGSEEYNQVLSENRAKAVVDYLIVKGINKDRLVYKGYGKLKPIATNETDEGRQLNRRTECMIISK